In Vibrio sp. FE10, the following are encoded in one genomic region:
- the glmU gene encoding bifunctional UDP-N-acetylglucosamine diphosphorylase/glucosamine-1-phosphate N-acetyltransferase GlmU: MKFSAVILAAGKGTRMYSNTPKVLHTLAGKPMVKHVIDTCNGLGAQNIHLVYGHGGEQMKSTLASETVNWALQAEQLGTGHAVDQASAHFADDEKVLVLYGDVPLISPETIENLLDAQPNGGIALLTVVLDNPMGYGRIIRRNGPVVAIVEQKDATDEQKLIKEINTGVMVATGGDLKRWLSGLSNDNAQGEYYLTDVIAAAHDEGRAVEAVHPVNPIEVEGVNDRSQLARLERAYQAEQADKLLKQGVMLRDPSRFDLRGELQCGMDVEIDTNVIIEGSVSIGDNVVIGTGCVLKDCEIDDNTIVRPYSVIEGATIGEDCTVGPFTRLRPGADMRNNSHVGNFVEVKNTRLGEGSKANHLTYLGDAEIGQRVNVGAGAITCNYDGANKFKTIIGDDVFVGSDSQLIAPVTIGNGATVGAGSTVTRDVAENELVISRAKERKIADWKRPTKK, from the coding sequence ATGAAGTTTAGCGCGGTAATTCTCGCAGCGGGCAAAGGCACTCGCATGTATTCAAACACACCAAAGGTTCTACACACTCTTGCGGGTAAGCCGATGGTTAAACACGTTATCGATACTTGTAACGGCTTAGGCGCTCAAAACATCCACTTGGTTTACGGCCACGGTGGTGAGCAGATGAAATCTACGCTAGCGAGCGAGACGGTTAACTGGGCACTGCAAGCTGAACAGCTCGGTACTGGCCACGCGGTCGATCAGGCTTCTGCGCATTTCGCTGATGATGAAAAAGTACTTGTACTATACGGTGATGTTCCGCTTATCTCGCCAGAAACCATTGAAAACCTATTAGACGCTCAACCAAACGGTGGTATTGCACTACTCACTGTCGTTCTAGATAACCCTATGGGTTACGGTCGTATCATTCGTCGCAATGGCCCTGTCGTGGCAATCGTTGAGCAGAAAGATGCGACCGATGAGCAGAAGCTTATCAAAGAGATCAACACCGGCGTTATGGTCGCAACAGGCGGCGATCTTAAGCGTTGGCTATCAGGTCTAAGCAATGACAACGCACAAGGTGAATATTACCTGACTGACGTTATCGCAGCGGCTCACGATGAAGGTCGTGCGGTTGAAGCGGTTCACCCTGTCAACCCAATTGAAGTTGAAGGCGTGAACGATCGCTCTCAACTGGCTCGTCTAGAGCGTGCTTACCAAGCTGAGCAAGCAGACAAGCTATTAAAGCAAGGCGTAATGCTGCGCGACCCAAGCCGCTTTGACCTACGTGGTGAGCTTCAATGTGGTATGGATGTTGAGATTGATACCAACGTAATCATTGAAGGCAGCGTAAGCATTGGTGATAACGTGGTTATCGGCACTGGTTGTGTACTGAAAGACTGTGAGATTGATGACAACACTATCGTTCGCCCATACAGCGTAATCGAAGGTGCGACAATTGGTGAAGACTGTACGGTTGGTCCTTTCACTCGCTTACGTCCTGGTGCTGACATGCGTAACAATTCGCACGTCGGCAACTTTGTTGAAGTGAAGAACACTCGCCTTGGTGAAGGTTCTAAAGCGAACCACCTAACATATCTCGGTGATGCTGAAATTGGTCAGCGCGTAAATGTGGGTGCCGGTGCTATCACTTGTAACTACGATGGCGCGAACAAGTTTAAGACCATCATTGGCGATGACGTATTTGTTGGTTCAGATAGCCAACTCATCGCTCCTGTTACGATTGGTAACGGTGCTACCGTTGGTGCTGGCTCTACAGTAACTCGTGATGTTGCTGAAAATGAGTTAGTTATCAGCCGTGCAAAAGAACGCAAGATTGCTGATTGGAAACGTCCAACTAAGAAGTAA
- a CDS encoding F0F1 ATP synthase subunit epsilon encodes MAAITFHLDVVSAEKQLFSGLVETFQVTGSEGELGIFHGHTPLLTAIKPGMVRIVKQHGHEEIIYVSGGMVEVQPGTATVLADTAIRGEELDAAKAEEAKRKAVENIQNQHGDIDFAQAAGELAKAIAQLRVIELTKQRR; translated from the coding sequence ATGGCAGCAATAACCTTTCACCTAGACGTTGTAAGCGCAGAGAAACAACTTTTCTCTGGTCTTGTTGAAACGTTTCAGGTGACCGGTAGTGAGGGTGAGCTTGGTATTTTCCATGGTCACACTCCACTGCTGACCGCTATCAAGCCTGGTATGGTGCGTATTGTTAAGCAGCACGGCCACGAAGAAATCATTTATGTTTCTGGTGGTATGGTAGAAGTTCAGCCTGGTACAGCGACTGTACTGGCTGATACGGCTATCCGTGGTGAAGAACTAGACGCAGCAAAGGCGGAAGAAGCTAAGCGCAAGGCTGTGGAGAATATCCAAAATCAGCATGGCGACATAGACTTCGCACAAGCGGCCGGTGAACTGGCTAAAGCCATTGCTCAGTTACGAGTTATCGAACTGACAAAACAGCGTCGTTAA
- the atpG gene encoding F0F1 ATP synthase subunit gamma: MAGAKEIRNKIGSVKSTQKITKAMEMVAASKMRRSQDAMEATRPYAETMRKVIGHLANGSLEYKHPYLEEREAKRVGYIIVSTDRGLCGGLNINLFKKAMNDMKDWSEKGADVELAIVGSKATAFFNNSGAKVAAQVSGLGDRPSLEDLIGSVSVMLKKYDEGELDRLFVVFNRFENTMVQEPTIDQLLPLPKSDSEDMKRDHAWDYIYEPEPKPLLDALLVRYVESQVYQGVVENLACEQAARMIAMKSATDNAGDIIDDLELVYNKARQSAITQELSEIVSGAAAV; this comes from the coding sequence ATGGCCGGCGCAAAAGAGATACGTAATAAAATCGGTAGTGTTAAAAGCACACAGAAGATTACGAAAGCAATGGAAATGGTAGCAGCTTCAAAAATGCGTCGTTCTCAAGACGCAATGGAAGCTACTCGTCCATATGCAGAAACAATGCGTAAAGTGATCGGTCATTTGGCTAATGGTAGCCTCGAGTATAAGCATCCTTATCTTGAGGAACGTGAAGCCAAACGTGTTGGTTACATCATCGTTTCTACAGACCGTGGTCTTTGTGGTGGTTTGAACATTAACTTGTTCAAGAAAGCTATGAATGACATGAAAGATTGGTCTGAGAAAGGTGCTGATGTAGAGCTTGCAATTGTAGGTTCTAAAGCAACAGCATTTTTCAATAACAGCGGCGCGAAAGTAGCAGCTCAAGTTTCTGGTCTGGGCGATCGTCCAAGCCTTGAAGACTTGATTGGCTCTGTAAGCGTTATGCTGAAGAAATATGATGAAGGTGAATTGGATCGCCTGTTCGTAGTGTTTAACAGATTTGAAAACACTATGGTTCAAGAACCAACGATCGATCAATTACTTCCTTTGCCTAAATCAGACAGCGAAGACATGAAACGCGATCATGCTTGGGACTACATTTATGAGCCTGAGCCAAAACCATTACTAGATGCACTATTAGTTCGATACGTCGAATCTCAAGTGTATCAAGGTGTGGTAGAGAATCTTGCTTGTGAACAAGCGGCTCGAATGATTGCAATGAAATCAGCAACAGATAATGCTGGTGACATTATTGATGACTTAGAACTTGTGTATAACAAAGCCCGTCAATCGGCGATTACACAAGAACTTTCTGAGATCGTTTCAGGCGCAGCTGCGGTTTAA
- the atpD gene encoding F0F1 ATP synthase subunit beta has product MATGKIVQIIGAVVDVEFPQGEVPRVYDALNVNEVKERLVLEVQQQLGGGVVRAIVMGSSDGLRRGLTVENTGAPISVPVGTKTLGRIMNVLGDAIDECGEIGAEEHYAIHREAPSYEEQSNETSLLETGVKVIDLICPFAKGGKIGLFGGAGVGKTVNMMELINNIALQHSGLSVFAGVGERTREGNDFYFEMQEAGVVNIEKPEESKVAMVYGQMNEPPGNRLRVALTGLTMAERFRDEGRDVLLFVDNIYRYTLAGTEVSALLGRMPSAVGYQPTLAEEMGVLQERITSTKAGSITSVQAVYVPADDLTDPSPATTFAHLDATVVLNRNIASMGLYPAIDPLDSTSRQLDPLVVGQEHYDIARGVQSTLQRYKELKDIIAILGMDELSEEDKQVVSRARKIEKFLTQPYHVAEVFTGDPGVYVPLKETLRGFQGLLSGEYDDIPEQAFMYCGAIDEAIENAKKL; this is encoded by the coding sequence ATGGCTACAGGTAAGATCGTACAGATCATTGGTGCGGTAGTCGACGTAGAGTTCCCACAGGGCGAAGTACCTCGTGTATACGATGCTCTGAATGTTAATGAAGTGAAAGAACGTCTAGTTCTTGAAGTTCAGCAACAACTTGGCGGTGGCGTAGTACGCGCAATCGTAATGGGTAGCTCTGATGGTTTACGTCGTGGTTTGACAGTTGAAAATACTGGCGCTCCAATCTCGGTACCAGTAGGTACTAAGACACTTGGTCGTATCATGAACGTCCTAGGTGACGCAATTGATGAGTGTGGTGAAATCGGTGCTGAAGAGCATTACGCAATTCACCGCGAAGCTCCAAGCTACGAAGAGCAGTCTAATGAGACTTCTCTTCTAGAAACTGGTGTTAAAGTAATCGACTTGATTTGTCCATTCGCTAAGGGTGGTAAAATCGGTCTATTCGGTGGTGCTGGTGTAGGTAAGACCGTTAACATGATGGAACTTATCAACAACATCGCACTTCAACACTCAGGCCTATCTGTATTTGCAGGTGTAGGTGAGCGTACTCGTGAAGGTAACGATTTCTACTTTGAGATGCAGGAAGCAGGTGTTGTAAACATCGAAAAACCTGAAGAATCAAAAGTAGCGATGGTTTACGGTCAGATGAACGAGCCACCAGGTAACCGTCTACGTGTTGCACTGACTGGTCTAACAATGGCAGAGCGCTTCCGTGACGAAGGTCGTGACGTTCTACTGTTCGTTGATAACATCTACCGTTACACACTAGCAGGTACTGAAGTATCAGCACTTCTAGGTCGTATGCCTTCTGCGGTAGGTTACCAACCTACACTAGCTGAAGAAATGGGTGTTCTACAAGAGCGTATCACGTCAACTAAAGCTGGTTCTATCACGTCTGTACAGGCGGTATACGTACCTGCGGATGACTTGACTGACCCGTCTCCAGCAACAACGTTCGCTCACTTAGATGCAACGGTAGTACTTAACCGTAATATCGCATCTATGGGTCTATACCCAGCGATCGACCCGCTAGATTCTACTTCACGTCAACTGGATCCATTGGTAGTTGGACAAGAACACTACGACATCGCTCGTGGCGTTCAGTCTACACTTCAGCGCTATAAAGAGCTGAAAGATATCATTGCTATCCTAGGTATGGATGAGCTATCTGAAGAAGATAAGCAAGTCGTATCTCGTGCTCGTAAGATTGAGAAGTTCCTAACTCAGCCTTACCACGTAGCGGAAGTATTTACAGGTGACCCAGGCGTTTACGTACCTCTTAAAGAGACTCTACGTGGCTTCCAAGGTCTTCTATCTGGTGAATACGATGACATTCCAGAGCAAGCGTTCATGTACTGTGGTGCAATTGACGAAGCTATTGAGAATGCTAAGAAGCTATAA